TGGAAACAGTCAGAATCTATGGTCGAGGGCAGTGACAGTAGAGTGGCTCATATTACACAAGAAAAGAAGAGTATGGTATTGTAGTAAAATCAAGATGAATTCATCATCTGCTTTAAGTTGAATCGTTTAGTTACAGATCTCTGATATTGACTGGCAAAGCTAGAGCATAAACCAGACCTTATCTTATCTCTGTGATGAAAAGAGAAAAAAAATCTCATCTGGAAACTAAAGTAGCACTAACTAAAGAGCAATGGGAAAGATGTCCACTGGATTAATGAACAATGAAAGCTATTTACAGCAACAATGTATATAAGCAACAACCTCAACTACGACAATGATTACAGAATAACACTAACAATCAGCAGAACTACGACTTGAAACTAAGCAAATAGTTTAACTTTCAAAAGAAAGAAGATATATGAAAGGAAAAAGAAACAAACCTTTGACGCCAAATCATCAACCTTTTGTTGGAGACTTGAGAGTATCTTTGCTTGTTCTGTAAGCTTTTGTTCCAGCTCAGAAACATCATGCCTGCAAATGAACTTTGATTAAACAATCAGAAACTGTATCCCAAATTAAGTATGTTATCCTAACCACGTTTGTTTGGGTTATACTTTATATTATTGTATCAGAAGAGATTATATGATAATGATGTGCAGGAGTGGTTTCGTTTTTTCTGATGCGCTACAAAAACAATGACCGGTTCAAGTCATCCTGGGATCATTGCAATTGACTTCAAGCATTGACTAATTAAAAGTATGCCTACGTGCCATCTACACAGTTCAGAATTAGCATTGGACTGTCCTAACTTTCCAGAATATATGGTTGACAGCATCATGTAATAGTCAATACCTCCAACTGGCTAGCAGACCTCCTTACTACTTCGACGGTTGAAAAGTAATTAAGTTAATTTGAACTCTAGGATTCCTTGAACTTGGAGATCTAAAGACATAATTAATTTACCTTAGAAGAAAAGGCGTTTCATGTTTATTTCTATGGTCATAAACACTTGAAGCAAAGCAATTAATGTTTTGACTCTCTGGGGACGAATTGAAACATAATTGAAAGTAAAACCTCTTACAGTGGATATATGGACTGAATCTGAACATCAGCGGGAAACAATTTGCACTCTTCGGAAAATATTTGAGATTGTTTCACCGCAATGGAATCAATTAGTTGTATGTCCTTTGCTACCTGATCATCGATACTGCAGACATCACAGTGCACTCAAGATCTCAGACAACATTTGTTATTAGAAATCAGAAAACAAATCACTTGCTGATTTTGCCAAAAGAATGGTACTTGAAACTGAAAAGCCCTAGTTTTTTTTCTTAAAGAATAACTTGCCAAAAAAATGTAATACTCAGTATTATCATAACCTCCATTCTTGATTATCTGCAAAAATGCTAGCCTCCACGAGATCCACAATTAAACGAAGCATTTCAGTGCGATCTTCATAGCTCCCTCGTCCCTACAATTTAAAAGACACTGCGTTTAGTGAAAGTTGAGAAACTCACACTGTACAAAGTTACCAGCTTTAGTTAAATGCATATATCATTCCATTCAACATTTTCTCCCTAATTCTTTATCTTATTCACAATGATAAATAGATGCAAAATGTGCAGCTTGCAAACAAAAAACAAAATCATTTTCACTATAAGCTGTCTAGAGTACCTTTTATTACATAACATGTCAGTCCTGATGTGCCAGGAAAAATTTATTCAAATCAGTTGTTTTCATGGATGTTTCTTCTATGGAGAATGATATTTGACTAGCATATTCAGGGACCGATTATAAGATTTCATCATAAAGGTTACATACAGAGAGAGCCGCTCAAAGTAAAGTACAGATCATTTGGAAAGCAACACTATGGAGATATAAAGTTCATCCATACGCCATCTGTCACTCAAAATAAGTAAATTCAACATCAACAATCCACTAACTTGAATGGCTTCTGTGTCCATTGTATTTGTAATACCCAAAAACTTTGCAATCTCTGCCAAATCTGCAAACAGATGAAAAATTAAAGAGATTTGATTAAATTTCTGCATCTATTACACATGCTGGACATCAAATGCTTAAAATTTTGGAATTTGAAAAAGTAAACGGCCAAGATATAGCAGCCGGCTATAAGATATGATATGTAGTTTAACACAGAGAGTAGCAAATGAAACATGAACCAAAACTTTTTACAGAAAGATCCCTCGAGAGTATTTAGGTGTTTATGGTTTTAAATGCAACAACCCATAAGAGAAGGAAATTGGAGAATAATTGAATAAGAATGAATGCTTTCATTTCTTAGTGACATATTACAATTTTCTCTGAGAAACAAGCTTTCATTTACAAATGATAGAAGATACAAAGCAGAGGACAAGGGGTGTGCATAACTAACGAGCCAACTGATTTACAGCTAACACAATAACATTCAACAGAAAAACATAAAACCAATAACTAAGTCACACCTGCATTATGATCATAAAGAACACTTGTATTTCTCTCTACACTCCTTGAAACCAACGGCCAAAGAGACTGTTAGCCTAGAATCCTATCTCAAGACTGATTAACATCCTTACGCTCAGCTACTTCAAGATCCTTTTGTTCCTCTCCATCATACCACCCAAAAATCACTAAAACAGAAAATCTCCTATATATATGTCCCTTTTCCTACCTCCAATGATATAATTTCTCATACAAATAGCATTACATGGTCCCCGAGAAACACATGTGAAACCTGACTAGCTAAATCATTTTTTTCTGTATTAAAAAGTGATGGGACCAATAAGCAAGCATAATTGGAACTATCAGCTGCCTTTTTACACAGATGGTAACCAAGGATACCACGACTGCCATCTTCTTTGAGCCATATTACAAGTATTCAGCCTCCCACGATCAATAATCAAAGCTCATACGTGTACCTTAGGTAGCGCTTCATATGTTAGAGAGGAGTAGTCCACCAAAACAATTTTTTTTAGTAGAGGTGCAGCAAAACATTTGAAAAGGACTTACATAAAAAGTTCTTCACCACTAAACCTTCCATACTTGTACCTTGTCTTTTGAAACCAGACAAGACTTCTAATCAGGCCAATACATTAACTAACTAGAAGAAGACAAAGGACGTCTCCAATACATCAACTCACTAACAGTAGCGTAGCTCACTCCAACAGACTACGCACCACTCTGAACTGTTTCTTGCTGAGCTGGCACTGACACAGTGCCGACTCAGTCCTATTAAAACATCACAAGCACAAGCAATATGCTGTGCTTGCTTCCTTTTACATTGGCACTGAAATGAGCATGAATGTAGCTTTGGCATATATTATATTCAGTCTCATTTGAATTTTTGTTTGCTATCTTAATCAAGGCCTAAGACATATCTTTACTAATGACAGTCTTCGCAACACTCTCCTTATTAATCACATCAGCAAGGCCCAAATTTAAGCATCGTGCCGCATAAACTTGCTTTAACATAAAAACTAACACAGAGAAGTATGCTTTGTAACTCCAATTGACAGATTGCAACAATCAAATGCAGTAATCAATACTCAATAGAAACAAAAGCCGATACAAGTGTGCATAGAAGCAGCCAATACGTATGATCCAAGTTATTTTTCATAACAATCGAAGCGAAATTCAGCATAGAAATTCTACTACAACAACAAACCCTTACATTGAATGCGGGCAGTCTCTTCGTCACGATCCATGGCGTCGCCTTGAAGACTTTGTTGAGAGAAAGGTGACTTGTCCCCCAGCAATCTGAAAAGCGCAACTATTGAAATGAAATGAATAGATCAATGTAAACAGAGAAAACCCGAATCGGAGAGTACGAAACGGCATGTCGTACCGGAAGAAGAGCCACTCGAGAAGAGCGTAGCGCTCCATGCCGGCGAAGAGGAGAGACTGAGCAGGCGCATTGGCTCTGGGGTAGTTCAGAGTCGATAGCTTCTTCTGTATCTCCTCCATTTGCCTCGCTGCCATTTCCGACTGGTTGGCTCAGATCAGAGTTGGATTCCGATCGCCGGCAGTTGGTGGTGGGTTAGATTTGGAATTGAAGAAATCAAGCGAGAGGGCTTTAAAGTTTTTACCGTTTATTTCAAATATTATCTCGTTTAAGTTGTTAAGTTTGTTATTTTTTTATTCTATTTTAACTCGAGGTACGAACCGCTGTGTCTTTAACTCTCGGAGATGTTACTAATGTTTTAATTTAAACATACTAATCTTTAAAAACAGACAACATATTCTACCAACAATTGTCGAATGCGTCATACATTGTAAAGGTGAGCTGGACACCAAAATATTTGAGAGAGTTTATGTTTCTGCGTAATCCTAGAGACTATGTAGAATCACGGTGGAACAGACAATCATGTACAACAGACACAAGGACGTATAGTGGTTCACCATGCCATCGGAGGACATGGCTAAGTCCACTTTAGAATCAACTATATATCATGGCCAATATGCCTTTGGGGAGTGAGTAGAGATCATTCATCCATCATTTCTACATATGGGAAGCCTTCTTTTTATAGCTAAGGAATGTTCCCTCTTATTACATGTTACTAATGTGGGACTAACTACACATATATCTTATCATTGTGTCTTCTTGTGGAGCTTGGAGAAACACTTTCCCGATGTTGTACCGATGATCTTTCAACATGGCGAGGTAGGATATACATCGTATCTACAAGTTTCCTAACTGGTCTATGGGCGGGGAAGGTAGTTCCCAACTACCGACTACAGTTTCAAAGAGCTAAGCCTAATATTGTGAAGAACGGCAACATCCAGGAAAATAGTTATGCCCCTAGCTAAGTTGGTCGACGCAAAATTAATGTTGATGAATTGTATCAACATATGGGTGTTTGTGGTGAGTAGGCGTGATCATCATGAAAGATATCAGGCTACTCTAGCACGTCTATTGTGTATATGTAATATCGGTTATGCATGTGGAGGCGAAAGTTTGTCGTGCTAGCTCCTCCTAGTTATTCATCAAGGATAGGAGCATATTGATTTTGAGATTGATAGTAATGTGTTGGTTACCACTCTTACCACTACCATTAAAGATTGCTCTAGTATGGGTCGTGTGGTGGAAGACTACAAAAGCTACTTAGCAGCATTACGTCAATGATCTTTGGATAGAGGAGACACCTCCTATAATTGAGAATGTTCTCTTCGAAGACCTATGTAAGAGTACTCGAGGTAATGGTTTAAGAACCCCTCGTAATTAATAAAAGTGTTATATTTCGGCTAAAAAAAAAAAACAATTGTCAAATGCGTCATACATTGTAAAGGTGATCACAGGGTTTGGAAAAAGCGGCTCCAAGTTTTTCGAAACCTCAAGCTGACTACGATTTCAGAAAATGTTGATTAAAGTGATTGCTTCCTCAAGTTTATTCATAAATTAACAATTGAATAACTAATGATCATACTAAATATTATGATGAAAGTAAAAAAAAAAAAAGAAAAATTGAAACTATTTTCAATGTAAGTTCAATATGACCCGAACCTCAAGCTGATTGCAATTTAGGGAGTAACAATATTTAAATTTGTTATAAGTTACATAAAAATTCGACTGAGCACTCTGCAACATAAAGTGTATATTGATATTGTATTAGGCTAACGTGACGGTACAAATATAATTTAAATGGATCTCGAAGGTTATGCAGAATAGGATGATTCTTAGTCTCTATCCTTCTACACAATTGATATGCATGTGGCCCTCTCACCACTATCGAGCACAAAGCGATGGACACAAAATTTTGGTATCTTATCTTTGCTACCTGATCAACAACTTTTAAATAAAGGTACATAATTGATGGACATCCTCCAAATGGATTGGCAAGTTTCCCTTGGGAGAAAATACAATAAGCGTACTTCCATTCCAATCACAATACTTGTACAACTGAACGTGTACATCCAACGGTTCGTACGTATGCACCTTCATGCAACCCTTTTCATTCACAAGATAGACATGAAAAATTCCACCACTTCCTTTGTCAAAGCATGTTACGTCAAATAGAATCCTTACGATGAACTTAACACCATCATCAATAGACATGATGATGCAATCAAATCTTTTCATCCTAACCATAGAAATTGTAGTACAAGTACCCTGTGTTGCAATGTCTTTTTCTATTTTTCTTTCCAAAGTATTGTTGTTCAGAGAAACCGTATGAATTTCATAACCCACTAATTTTTTCATCCTATGATCAAGACACCTACTTTTTTTTTATATCACACTCATATTGTTTTAAATGTTTTTCAATCACTAATGCAAATAAAACTGTTGTAGGTGCTCCGAGTATCAACCTTCTTATAATGGACCTTTCCCTTTACATCTGTGAGCATATCAACTCAAAAAAGTTGTTTCCCGCTGAATGAGCAACATATACTTGAAGAAATATTAAAGTGTTTGACCTAGATAATGTGAGTGCGATCACTCTCTTAGATCAAGGTAACTTTCTCTCCCTTTCTTTATATTCTTGTATGTATACACTCGTTTCCAGTAATATTTGCTTAATCTTCCTCAATTTAACTATTGCATATCCTTTGGCGTTTTCGAGCTACGAATAGATCTGCCTCTAAAACCTCTTCGTTTTGTTTAATGGTCTTTGATTCAAATCAATCTCCACCACAAGGTTTTAAACAAGGTTAATCATGTTCTTCACAAGCTCGCTCTTAAATTTTAGTTTCAATTGTAGTTACTTTTCCAAATACTGGTTTGGACTAATTCTTCTTTTATTAAGCCGATAATGTGACCAGCAGCCAAAATTGAGTAAGCTTGGAGCAAGCACCTAAAGCTTAGGGTAAGGCAAATTCTGTAATTGTAATGTGATTATGTATTGTTTGCTACTCAATCCTTGATGATATATTGTTCTATATCTACACGCTCAAAGAACTTTATTGTAAAGGGCACCAGCTAGATGGGACACCATTTCATCACCGACAAGCCAATTTGGGAGAAAAAGTTGGTGGAAGAAAACTAACTTTAAACAAGCCAATTTGGAATGGAATCTTGTGGAATGGAATTTCTTTAAACTGTATACTAATATTTTCTTTAGGTGTAAACACTAAGTAGTTCATGTTAATTATCAATGATTTGCTTGAGTGAAATTTGTATTTGAAACTTCAGTGTTTGTTGCTAATGAGAATTGCTTTGTAAAATAATGTACGGGTTATGGGTAACTAAGGGTGTACCTTAGTTATTTATGATCTCCATTAAAATAGAAAAAAAAAATGTGGCAAATCAATTTTATTTATTTATAAAATATGTATAGGTGTGACCTACTTAGTTTATGTCATCATTAAAACTGATTGTACGTGTTAAATCATATAAGACATTTTACTTGAGCCACGTCAAACAATCAAAAGTAAAAGAAATTTAAAAAAAACTAACGATCAAACTAAAATCATGATGAAACTAAAAACAAAAGGTAAAAACCTGAAATTATTTTTGTTGCAAGTTTAAATATTAAATTCAAATTACCACATGAGTTTGTGGTTAACATTATTTCAATCCTCATACTCTCAATTTTGAAAATTTACCTCCTAAAGTTTTCCATTTTCATAAATCATTCCCAATTGCTGAAATTTCGTCTAATTTAGACGTTAATTTTGACTTCATAACTCATTTTAAAGGCTAAAATAGTCATGTAACAACATAAATCGCCTTTTATGACCCTTTTTCTAAGATTTCATGCTAGCATTTAACGTCTAAATTGGACGGAATTTTAGCAATTGGGCTTGATTTATAACAAATTGAAAATTTTATGGGGTAAATTTTTAAATTTAAAAATATAAGGATTGAAATGATGTTAACCTCAAACCTCAATATGACGCTAACCTCAAGTTGATTATAATTTTTGAGGAATGTTGATTAAGTTGATTGCTTCCTCAAGTTTATTCATAAATCAACAATCGAAAAAACTAAATAATTAACGATCAAACTAAATATGATGATAAAAGTAAAAATAAAAAATAAAATAAAAAAAGCTGAAATTCTCAAGTCAGGGTCGTCTATGGTACCTACATGTATTCCATACCCTCATTGACAAAAATTAGCATTTATTTGAACCAAATTTACAACGAATTTACCACATTGGTTTTACACATTTACATATAATTGAATCAAGTTACTATATCCACAACAATTTGTTCATAAACTTGTAAAAAGTCATTAATTGAGTAATTACAGCTATCAGACTAAATTACCTAACTTATGACTCAATATACCTCATTGACAAAAAATTGTTGTCATATAAGTAAATGTGGGTATCACATACATGTAGGTATCTAAGAAAATTCTTTCTCAAGTTTATTCATAGTAAGTTTATCTCTTTTTTAGAATCTATTATTGCGGTGAGGGAATACATTTTTTGCAAACTCCAACATTCCCAACACATTACCCACGTTTATTGCTTGTGTATCTTTCACAAATCCTTGATCTAGTATTTAATCTTGTCATGCACTAAATGTGTTGGTTTTCTAAATGTTGTCTTGAAGTTATTGTATCAAATGACAATTTTTCTTTTAGCTTTAACCAAAAGTGTTAAATGTGTTGCAACCTTTTCAATTTAAATCGGTTATAAAAATGTAATTGTAATACTCATACTTCATCAAGATTATGTCGGATATCACTAGGCTGATGAAATGTGTAAGTTCCTAAAATTAGCCAATTTGTTACCCTATGTTTTATTCTAGGCATTTTGCTAACCTTATGTCAAATTTATTACTCTAGACTTTCAACATTAACCAATATGCTTCCATGAAAACGGATTGCATTCACCGATAGAGAACTTTCATCGACTATTATTTTAATAAAACAACTCTTGTTCAAAAAAAAAAATCATCAGTTTTTGCCTAGTAAAACAAAGAGCAATCTAGTGAATCTGTCCATAAGAAATCTCTATCAATAATTCATTCAATTCAACATGACAGTGGAAAATAAGCAAAACACACAACCAAACCAAGCCAATGAAAGCGCCAATAACTAAAAAATGAAGCAAACCAATGAGAGCCACAAGCTAAAGATGGGTTTTGCAAGGAATCTGAGTGATCAATCATTCAAGAATTATGTTTGATGAATGTGGGATTCAGAATGGGAAAGAGAATAAAGATATTGGATATGATCCAACATGTTGGCCGATAGCAGCGGAAGTCCGGGCTGCTGCGAAAACCTATCGGGTCCTAAGGGATCGGTCGTTGGGCACGGCGGCCGAAGATATGGAGTTGAGATGAGATTTGGTTGGGGCTGGAACAAGGACAAGTTAACATCCATCTGTCAGTGACTATTAACCTAGGTGAACTGAATACGCTCTCTGCTTCCATACATTCTCAAATTCAGTCCTTTATTACCTTACATTTTCAAAAGACATCAATGTTTGGACGGATGAATGGATCAATTAATATGACGAAAGGTAGCAAATTGACAAAAATAAAATCTAAGGTAGCAAATTGGCTAATTTTGAAAACCTAGGGTAACAAATTGGTAGAAACAAAAGCTAGCGTAGCAAATTGACATTTGGTGAATCCTAGGGTACCAAATTGGTAATTTTTGGGAAACTTTTCTTCTTTTCCATTTAATTAAACAAAATTAAAAACAAAAATGTGAATGAAAATGCTCCTTTTTTTTTAAAATAGTCAGTTACGGCTTTCATAAATTTGTGTAAAACGAAGGCCTAAAGTAGCCATTACATACTCTACTGCTATTATCTACAGATAAACAAGTAGTTGTGAGACAAAACTCACTTAGTACATTGGATAGACTACATTTTAAACGTATTCATAGATCCCTCTAGGACTTAGTATCCTAAAGGGTGAACCCACAGGAAATAGAACAAACTGAAGCAAAACTAGAAACAAAACAAGACTAAAATAGTTAATGGACTAGGGCCAAGAAACCCAAACCCAGAAGATAAAGGCCCAATGAGGCAACAACCAAGGGATATCCACTTTTACGCCAACTCAGTTGAATCTGGTCCAGTCCACCCTTCTACCCGCATGCCATCATACTTAGTAGAGTGTTGTTGTCGTTGCCACGATCCACACGCCATGATGAAACGATCCGCTCTCATCGGCCTTGTCATCGAACTAGATCACCTCCAAACGTCGTTGTAGCTCGTACCAGAGTAAATCCTAACCCAGCCCCTGTAACAAGAATCACCACCGATCTAGACCGCTGGCCTCGCCGTCTAAGACCTTTCCTCAGGGATCGACGCCACATCTGCATAGCATACCCACCGCTGAACATATTCCAGCCAAAATCAACTAACAAAAACCAAAACAAAATCTCATTTAAACCAATCCATTGAGCGATAGTACTTGATAAAACCTCAAATGATAATATTTCATTCTCATCTGGCAGCAAACCCTTCAACGACAGCAAGCCTAAGACCCACCGCCGCGTTTAGGCACCGCCGGATGAGGGCATAACTAGTGAAAGAGATGAGCCAGCGGCTGAGGTTTTTGTTTGTTTTTTTTTTTTTTTTGGTTGTGAAACAAATATCATAGAAGCCGAAAGGCATAAAGAGGCCCAAACAAAGCCAAGGGCAAGCAAATAAGCCTCTCAAAGTCATCTCTAAGAAGATTAAGACATGAGAAAGATATTACAAACACAAAGCAAACTAATGGCCCAAAAGCCCAAAACATTCAAACCCTAAACAAAATTTCTTCTTCATCTCTAACTTGCAGCCACCATAGAATGTCGTCACCGGAGCTCCAATGAAAATCACGAGCAAAGATTGGTACCCAGATGTGGTCTACAGATGTGAGGAGGAGAGAACCTCTGTACATTCTCCTGTCGACTAATTACAAGAAAAACTTGTATAAAAGAGTAAAAGAGTGACAACAACCAAGCCAAAATAGATCTCAATAACCAAGCTTGAGATCTAAAGAGGTGGTTGCAAATGATGACGGAATCTTCCATAGCAGGACAAGGTAGAGAAGAAGAAGGAGCCTTAATTATGGTTTGAAAATCTTGAGGAGCAGAAGAAGAACAAGATCTGAGAGTTAACATGAGAACAAATATGAGAATAGGCCTTATGGATTTAGATCTAAGGACTAGAAACGAATTTGATCTATAGGGACCAAAATCAGATGCAAAAGAAGAGAAAAAGCAAAGAAAAATCACCACTTAAGGTGAGGAATCACCACATACAATGAGGAATCACCACATACGGTGAGGAATAAACACAAATGATGAGAGATCACCACCACGGATGAGGGGAAACAGAGAAATAAAAGAGAGAAGGTATGAGAAGGATGCTGGT
Above is a window of Fragaria vesca subsp. vesca linkage group LG7, FraVesHawaii_1.0, whole genome shotgun sequence DNA encoding:
- the LOC101303157 gene encoding uncharacterized protein LOC101303157, which translates into the protein MAARQMEEIQKKLSTLNYPRANAPAQSLLFAGMERYALLEWLFFRLLGDKSPFSQQSLQGDAMDRDEETARIQYLAEIAKFLGITNTMDTEAIQGRGSYEDRTEMLRLIVDLVEASIFADNQEWSIDDQVAKDIQLIDSIAVKQSQIFSEECKLFPADVQIQSIYPLHDVSELEQKLTEQAKILSSLQQKVDDLASKHAYNPDEEYAEVESRLRSHLESFLETARSFNMIYTKEIRPWTHMMEVPQLHGFGPAANRLLEAYKMLLKFLGNLRNLRDSHAALAVGSSDSVAGEPSSVTRIISECESALTFLNRDLGILSASIAREQGEHVKL